TGTATATTCTACAGGTCATAGTTCTCAGGATCATGTTGAATAACAAAGGAACTAACCAAGATGTTGGTTCATcaaaatggatgtttttcaattacacaaaacaacaagggAACAGTCAACAAGTGGCATGTAGTTTCCGCAGAGGCTAGCCATGGCTACCAACCAGCTAGCTCTCACTTGGGAGAGCCGAAGTTGACTTAGTCGGCTGGTAATCTGTTAATCTtcgtttgtttctctctctgttttgtagTTACTGCAATTTTTACTCGCTGTTTCCATGGAAATTATATATTTCTATGGCATAACGATTCTTTATATTGCACATGTCAAAAAAATCAGACTCTACAAGCCTGCACTGAGAGCTCCCTAAGATGAGTTTAACTTCACAGAGCAAGGCTCAGTCCATCTACACTGAGACACAGTGGGATCGAAAAATCCCCAGGAGGGGGGCCGCAACAACATCGTCCTGAAAAGAGATGCATTCTATATCTTTACCCTTGACCCTTTTTAAAAGGCTATCAGCTGAGGGCTTGAACTCAGATTTTGACCTTAAACCTGTTTTGTAAGTGGTTACGGCTGGAAGTATGATTAATAGATCCCACTTTTTAAATAAACGTCCTGCTGTAGGTATCAATACAAATTCTGTAGTTTGTATTTGTTGATGAAACTGTTTTGGGCAAATGATTTATTACTGTTTTATACTTTTTCGATGTAGTATTTTCTGTGATAATTGTTTGCTTTGGATGATTTATGGGATTCTTGCTTTATATTCTCGTCAccttgatgtgtgttttgtacacACAGTGACTGACGGtagtcctcctgtctgtctgtctgtctcctctgctctaGCTGGCTCCAGAAAACACCATGGTGTCCTTTAACAGAGCCCTGCAGCACGGAGCCAGCTCCCTGGAGGCAGACGTCACCATCAGGTTATTAGTCACACATTAATAACATTTGAATCCTGggttatatatatttaatgaaCTTAGCGTGCTCTGAAGTTCCACATATAGACCCCAGAGCCGACACATGCCGTAGGCTGTTTGGTGGAGACATTGATATTTCATGAGAGAGATGCAGCAAAATATTGTGCGATTTCTTTACACAACCTGGTGTCCTGTCGTTGAGTGAAGCGATGTCGGATGATTACCAGCGCATTTTCTGACCACGTCTCTTCCAGTGTGGACGGGGTCCCCTTCCTCATGCGAGACCGCACCGTGAGGCGGACCACAGACGTTAGAAAGGTCTTTCCAGCCAGACAGTACGATGACGCCTCCTTCTTCAACTGGACAGAGATCCGCTCTCTAAACGCAGGCCAGTGGTTTCTGGAGGTACTGAAGTCCACTTCACCACGGCTAACTCTGATCTTCCACGTCGTTCACCATATTCAGCTGCTACAAACGAAAGTCCTTTAGGGATTTGAAGGATTCCTGGAGGAATGATGCAGGACGGTGGATTGTCTGCCACAACTCTATGGACAGTGGTGAAATTGTATTTAGAATGTGATGCAaggaatttttttttgtgtataaaatgtagTGAAATCTACagtttttaacagtaaaacatgttaaaaccaaaaacaaaaactgctaaCATTTTGAGGATGAAGGTCTCTGGGACCAAAACAACATGTGTGCCTGGGTAATGAAGTGTGCAGAagctttggtttgttttcaatAGAATAGCAATTCtaagacaaaagaaatcatATATAGGGTCAGGGTTCGGATCTAAAAGTCATAAAACATAGAATCCACAAATTAGCTGCATATACCTCCATTTAGAATATGCCAGTTGTTCCTCGTGTTGTATTAACCACTCTTCAGGAGAACACAGTGTGTGTCACATCTCAGCGTCTGCCTGCCTCCGTTGCTTTCAGAGCGACCCCTACTGGACAGTAGACACCCTGACAGCGAGGGACCGGAGCAGAATAGGCAACCAGACGGTTTGCAGTCTGGTGGAAATGCTGCGTCTGGCGGCCAGGGCCAACTGCTCGGCGCTGCTCAACATCCGCAAGCCTCCGCCGGAGCACCCGCGCTCCCGGAACTGGTTCATGGACACGCTGTGGGCTGTGCAGAAGGCAGGGATTTCCCAGAAGAGGGTGAGGACTGTAGGTCCCTCTATAATAATCCTTTGATTACTTAAAAGGTGCTGCTTGTAGGCTTGTAACTGCATACCAAGGTATCTTATACCTTATTTGCCAacattatattaatattttgaatTCTACAAGTGGCACCTTCTTTTTACTGTGAAAGTGTAACATCTCTGGATGTGAAGCCCACACTACACTCTGCCTGATCAGGGTCTTTCCATGTcatatgtgtttgtgccagGTGACGTGGACCCCCGACACGGACAGGGGGAGGGTGCGGGGGCTTCAGCAGGCCACGAATGAGAAGCTGTCGGTGGAAGAGATGCGGCAGAGGGGGATAACCAGCCTGACCCTCCACTACGGCGAGGCCAGccacaaagacatacagtaagAGCAAGCGTCTGCTGCTAGGCAACAAGGACGGTGCCCAAGCAGACCATgaaggagatgagagggagCTTAAACATCTGAGCAAGCCAAGGAATCATTTAGCAAATTTGGGAATGTGAATTTCTCTACACCGTTAAATATTCGTCACTGAATGAGCACAAATCAAAAAGGTACTGTTCATAAAAAGAACTTAAGtaagtacttgtacttgttaGCAGTCAAAAACTTGATCTAACGTGTCAAACGTCACAGCGACGATCACCAGATTGTTAAACTCTGATCGGTGCGTGGACACGCGCGACATCGCCTTTCCCCAATTGAGCCGCGGTAACTTCGGAGTGGCGAGAAGAGCACAAAAAGGGAAATACTGGAAATCACTCCTGTGAATGACCAAAACCGCGTGTTCACGTGGGACCCCACCACTCGCAGTAAGACGTTTTCGGGGGCCCTTTGTTGCATCTCAAAATGACACCGCTGTGATCCTTTAAACACATACTTTGCCTTCGTCGGGGACGCTCACACTTTTGCATCTTTAGATGAAAAATTGTAGGGTTTGAATATGCGTGCATTTCTGATACACAGCACACTGAAAGGGACAGTGGTGTTGCTGAAGGGTGGTGTTCGTGCAGAGTGCTGTGacgtgtgtttttcttttcctcagggAGTACCTGGCCAATAATGTGAGTGTGACTGTCTACCCGGTGAATGAGCCCTGGCTCTACTCCATTCTGTGGTGTAGCGGGGTGCCTTCTGTGTCCTCTGATGCCCCCCAAGTCCTCCGAAAGGTGCCTTACCCCATCTGGCTCATGGTAAACAGCTctcctcgctctgtctctcatctcacaccacacacacacacacacacacacacacacacacacacacacacacacacacacacacacagacgcagacaAGGTCACGCAGCGAGACGAgaggacagcaggagagaggacagagactgACGAGGGCCCAGCAAGACTCGAGGGCAAGGACGCGGGGAGATACGAGGGAGCTCAGCGGCAGACTTTTAGCTCAGCGTGGCGTTGGAGAACAACAGGACCCTGGGAAAGAGTCCGAGACAGGCTGAGACAAGGGCACGGATCTGAAGGTTCAAAAGCAGCTGTCCAGCAGGCTTTCGCCTTAGTCAGGGCCTTGTGTTCGCTTCAGGAGACACGCACGGTAATGGTGACCTCCGCTGGTGTTGACTGGAAACTactgttctgttttctgtttgtctcgCAGAGCCAGAATGCTTACGACTTCATCTGGATCACTTCGGATCTGGTCTCCCTCGCCGTAGTCATAgggattttctgttttcagaagTAAGTGCATTCTAAGCACCTGTCATTCAACACATAGGTATTTATTCTAAATGAGCACCATTGCACTTGAAGCGCTCGCAATGAAGCATGCATTTAATTTGTGGTACATCATTTGTGACATATAGGTTCATTTAGTTCAGTTGTTCCTAACCCTGGAcaggaaagcagagaaaaaaacatattcaacaacatatattatttttttcaggcTTTCCTCTAGTCTTTTGTCTTGCGAATTACTAGATAGTCTAACTGTACAAATGATGCACATCGGATGCAATTTAATTTGTGCCGCTCGCAgtattgaaataaaaaacatttattttaaataccaACACCGCCACTTTTATTCTGCAGGGTTGGGCATCTCCAAACCTGGACAAATAGCATTTTgattacattacacacattgATTACAATATGTTAACAACATGTCAGACGTGAAGAAGCTGAAGGTGTCGAAGCGTTTTTCTTGTCCAGTCTGCTTCCTCTACACTGACGGTTCattctgctcttctctctcttattctgttttgttcttttgtttcctgctttttgGTCTTCTGGATGTTTCCGTGTTTCTCCTCCGTGCTATAAcctctctttgtcctctctgtcctccctctctctctctgtctctgtctcctttgaCATTCTTACTTTGTCCTGTGCTCTGCCTGATCTGCATGCAACCTTCCTCCGCTGCCCCCTGGCATCTGTCAGCTATCATATGATCAGGTAACTGCTGCGACTGCCTTGCCCTTTGTTTCTGCCTCCTTGTCCGTCCTCCTTGTTCTTTTCCTGCCCGACACCTCAAGGCCGACTCcgtcctttcctttcctgtgcCAGTTTACCTCCTTTTTTTATGAATGTACATtccattaaatgtattattttacgTGCATCTGTATCTTGAAGGCCCTGGCTGGCACCATTGAACTATTGATTTATAcgatttaatgtaatgtaacgtCGTAATGGCTGGTATCTGTGACAGGTGGAGGATGAGCGGGATGCAGAACTATAACCCGGAGCAGATCATGCTGAGCGCCGTGGCCCGTCGGTCCAGTCGGGACGTCAACATCATGAAGGAGAAGCTCATATTCTCAGGTGACTACATTCACACGTGGAGTGCTCTAACcccacactgaacacacagtccAGATGTTGCGTCTAGCAGCTGGTTCTGCAGCTGATGATGTGACATGCTGGACTCAGCTGTAACATCGCTATTCACGTCCAAACGCCACGCAGTTATGGCAGAACCTCCACGGCTGCCTCTCACTTCATATCTAAAAATCCATTTCATCAAAATGAGACGAATATCATAAAAACAACGCATATCTGACATGGCTGCGGaacctctcttctctttcccttttatGTCCTCCTTAATGTTCTTAATAAttcattctctcttttgttcCTACCTCCCATACATACCTGCGTGTTCCCTCTGGTCGCGCATACATGAATACACGACACACTTACTGACACGCGTACATACACCAAGAATCAATACGTATTTCTTCCAATAACATAAACAACTGCAAGTCTGTGCCAAATTCAGTAAATCAtaactgttttactgttttgtgttattgtcGGAGTTATGGGCGGAGTGTAGAGTATTATGCCACTACCACTTGGGGGTGCCAAAGTTGGGTATTTTTGAATTCTTCACATGGTGGCTTTTACAGTACTCGCATGAATAGTTTAAGTGTGAATAGTTCACCTATTTACATTGAGGTCAGTGGAAAACAGATCTGATGGTccagtacatatatatatatatatatatatatatatcatttccAGCTAAATCAAGTACATCAAAACGTGTCCCTGTTCGTCAACCATTTCTCTGCCGTCTCTTTCAGAGCTCAACAATGGgctcagcagcacagaggagctTTCTCTGTATCCTGAGAACGGCTATGTGACATACTCTCACGGAGGCCTCAGTCGctgaacacaacaacacactgccTCAGCTGGAAAACGTcggaggaaaacactgaagaatGAAGGTTTTGTCTACGTGGCCGACATCAGACTGCCAGTCTTAGCCACATCCCTCAAAATGAGTCCACCCTTTACCTTTAAAATTGCTTTCAGTGTTCTACATTTATGCAGAAAGTTAGCGTGGAGCGTCAACGTGTTCGCTGGTGTGTGTCTATGCTGTCATCGCAGAAGGGGTTAGCTAACCAGTGGGCATTTCTACCTGGACTGACTCCACTGACCGGATGAAACTGGAATTAGTTTTTTCAAAACGCTTAAAAGCGCCACATTTGAATGTAGAAACATCGTCTTTTTGGAGCCTCTGGTGAAATCCATCTGACTACCATGAGAAGAAGAAGTCGTCTCTGCTCGGCCTGTTGGCTTCGAGATGGCTGTAACGTCGTATCTTTCCACGTCATTTACTTCACTGTTGTTTTATAACAGAGGAAATGGGCTGCGTAGTGTCCTGTATTATGGATGTAAATATGAGTCgtttcacatgtttttattattttttttcaatggtTTGGACATATctattgtatattttgtgttggGGTTGGTTTGGGGGAGTTTTGAGAATATATTGTGGTCAGTGTTctaatctctctttttttttttttctgcctcttttctgTCATGCCATGATCGATTTACTTTATAGTCATCTTAGCTATCGCAACTTTCACATGGCTGCCTTTTCGTTAAATTAATGGACTGGTAGAAtattgttgaatatttttttttgtcttctagTTGAATAATAGGGGTACAGAAGTTCCAGCGATACTTTTAGCTGCAGACGTGTCGACTGTTCAATAAAAGTgatattttctctttgaaaaATGCGCAGGCTGTCTTTTGTGGaagaacaaataaatcaaaaaaacaaatcttggATTCACTTACAATAGATAAAATAGATAGAATACTACAGGCTGCCATCAGGCAAGTAAACGCTCctgcacagcacagcaccaGGATAAACCCTAATGCAGGTGGTCTTTTTAATGTTCACTCAAACTAGGCTCCAGAACGCTTGaaatcacagacaaacaaaacacagcaggccCAAAGAGGCAGACTTGGTCACATCTGCTAAAATGATGTGTGCAGTAAGTCGAGGAAGGATCAGAATGCCCTGGGTGTCCCATTCCCCCACCAAGAAAGGGCCGTCGAGAGGTGAACGCACCAAGCTGCTCTCAGTTATCATTTAGGAGCCAGTCCCCCACCCCCTGAGCAACAGGTGATCTGAGTAACCCGCCAATTAACATCCGGCCGAGATGAGCTGGGGAAAGGGGAAACAACAGCAGGCACCACCACAGAATGTTTGTCTGCTAcactctgacttttcatcaggtcaaatgtgTCTTTAGTTGACTTCGGTTTATGAcctaatacctgcaaaactaatgactgTGTAACTGGAACTAAGAATCACATGGATGCACAACACTTTGTTACTGTGATTGCAGTCGTGTTCGCTGCTCCGAACACTGTTAGTAAATATTAGAGGTGTATCTGCATCTGTATCTGCATCTGTATTCGGACAGAAGGCGAGAGGTGGTCACGCTTTATACCGGAGGTCACATTCAATCAggcaaatgttgtattttctaaccTAATATTCCTCGATATAATTAattgtgaaatatatttctaCATCCTCGTGCTgtacttttcatctctctcttttccccccccccaaataataACAAGCAACTTCAGGTAGATCACATCCCTAATAAATATGGAGTCTTACTCAACTCTTTATACATTGTATaaaatgtttcagcagcagcgTCAATATGCATCATATTATGACATTATTACGCTGAGTAGTATCAAAATGATGAATCTGTAGAGCTGATACTATAAATCGATTAGTTGATATACAGAAACTTAATCGGCAGCATTTTTGATAAGCGATTTATGGCTTAATTAACTTTACTATTAATTCACAgattccagcttttcaaatgcaatttttgctgtttttatattcattttatattattttgaaaatcttttggattgttggttgATTGTCATCGtggtctctgtgtttttctcactaTTTCTAttacagaccaaacaattcatcaattaaccaagaaaataactggcagaATATCTTAAATCTcgaatgaaaataactgttgtCGGCTGACTCCACTGTAATGTGTGTGCGGTTCTACATTTCACGGTGATCGTCTCTGATGTCTGTCACGAGCCAAAATAAAATACGTTCAcgctgaaaagaaaacagattcatCAAATCTTTTATTTCAGGAGACAAATGATAATGTTACAATTCGTCCAGCAGTGGAGTTGAGGATTAGCTGTGGTAAAGGCGCAGCGTGGGAATGTTGTTGGACTTGGTCAGAAATGACGCTTTTGCTTCCTAAGTCATTTAAACAGCGACATGAGGAACAAAACAGGACAACGACATAAAGAATACATTATGTTGTCTCAGCTGGTAGAGGGTATTCAGAGATACAGTGGAGGTCCGCGTCCTCTGCGCTGGTGTCAGATGGCAGGTGGCAGCCGGAGTCTCTCGGGCAGTTGTTCATATCTGCCTTCGTGTTCTCGCTGGGGGTCTTGGCCTCCTGATTGGCCTCGTTCTCCGACTGACTATCTGCTGTAAAGCGGAGAAGACGGGGTCGGCTGAATGTACTGTCACAGAGTGGAATGGATGAGCAGTGAGTAATCCTTTACAGCCATTATTCCTGCGCGTTAAGGCTCAGTGGCCTACCTGTCTGCAGCTACAATCCTCGTGTGTCCTGCTCTATTCTCAGAAACACTCTTTGGGGTTATCCTGTTATCCTTAACCTCTTTAGCAGAGGCCCGGATACCCTCCCAGTCTTATCTACATGAGGTGCAACATCACTTGTCCCCTTTCCTTTCGTCTCAGCATATCTGTTTTCCGCTTTTATCACGtcacagaatgtgtgtgtgatgacaccGTCCTTGGGTGACCTTTTCTGGGTTTTCCCATTACTCACAGAGCAGTTGCTGCAGGGAGTCGACAGCGGCGAGCAGACGATGCCTGTGCTCTGGATCCGTCACATTCAGCTCCGTCAGGTGATGCTCCCTCAGCCTCATCAAGTCGTCCACTGTTTGGTAACCGTTCAGCTGCAGAGACGAGGAATACTCCTAGAGACGCAAGTGGAAGAAACGCCAGTCAGAAGCTGAAAGAACGCCCTCTTGTACGGAAGACGATTGTTGCTGCATTCAGATCAGTCCAAAACACACATAAGAACAAAATACCTCCAAACTGAGGCGCCTTAACACTTCCTGGACAGTTGATTTCTGTCTCATTCTGTGGGCTTGTGTATCGCGACTCTCCTCTGTTAGCACTTCCACGTAAATGAACTTGAAATTGCCCATTCTGCCGTTCAGCATGCCCGTCCATATTCCCATGGGGGGCTTGGCGATGATGTCAATCACATCCCCCACCTGAATTAAAGTTCAAGcgttattacatttatttggccAGGGACCATGTACAAAAACACGTCCATCTTATACACAGAGAAGAGATGTTTGTACCAAATGTAGCTACTTTCCATTTGCGCTCCCTGGGCAGGACGACACAAACACTATTACCACTAGTACAATTAATGCTAAATACTATCAtcaaaatacagcaaatacaaaatgattcatattatatgaattatatattatatttatataatcaatatttgtgTTAGCAGGCactaatacaaatacaataagaCTGATATGTTGAGGCAAAGCGGCCATTTATTAGCAAGAGTCTACGGCTACGCTAAcggctctgtgaagctgcagcGCTGCATTGCGTTCAATGCTAacaacagctaacagctaacaggctcacaatgaaaatgctaacatgctgatgttcagtgGGTGTaaccacgttcaccatcttagtctAGCGCAGGGGTGTCGAACTCATTTTCACCGAGGGCCACATCAGCGTAATGACTGTCCTCAAAGGGCCAGATGTAACTTAtaaatgtaactaaatgtaatcgaatgtaatgtaaaataaatgtaactactCCTTAATGTTAAATAACTCTGAATTTATTACTTATTCAAGTCACAAACATTGCAGTTGcatagaaaaaatatgtttgtttgttgctctgttataacataaatccttttaatttgtcagcttATGAAACCCACATAACTCCATCAATCATGGATCAAACTATCCaagtgaatgaagaaaaataacataataaataactcCGAAAAAActcagaaaaataacacaataaataccCATTACCCACCACCCATTGGCGGTGAGCCGTCACTTCGCGGGTATCATAGTCGacaggcattgtgggaaatgtagtttttggtcaaagcactcttttgacctatttatttttagacactcAGACCTTTTAAGCTCTCGCGGGCCACATAAAATCACGTGGCGGGCCACATTTGGCCCGCGGGCCTTGAGTTTGACACATATGGTCTAGCGTGTTcgcatgctaacgtttgcttattagcactaaacgcaaagtacagctggggctgatgggaatgtcattagttttgcaggacACATCTGAAACAGGTTGTGCTTGTTGTAATCATCAAGAGACCCCTTCCTAATATGcttccaatgtaagtgatgggggtCAAAATCCACAGGCCTCCCCTCGTGCAAAAAAATCTTATCTAAAGCTATGAGGTCTCAAGTCATTAATTAGACAAACTAAGtggatatcttccaaagttacagtcgTCACAGTGTCAATTCCCGTCTTTTTGCTCAACGAGGAAACATTCCAGGGAAACATAAGAGTGTATTTTACACTGAGATGACAGCaactttggaagatatccaCTTTATTGGACTAACTGAATCTTCATATAAGAGTCCGATAAACTTTTGAACACATTTCCAATGAGGACCGTGAATTTTATCCGCCTATTACTCACAGCTTATTAGGAAGAGATTGTTTCATTGCCAATACAATGGTCACTGAAGTCTGTAGGATTCATGTTTtggggaccgtgaatgtctgtacagaatgGACATGGCAATCTATCAAGTGCTTGATGATTTAAGTCTGGAACAAACAAAGCAGACCGGCCGACAtcgccatccctagagccacgcaGGTAGCATggttaaaaacagcagtaattGTCATCCTAAAACCTTTCAGCagtccagcccccccccccccccccccccctgcaatacaataacaatacagcAATACAGTTTATCTCATTACCATTTACTTTCCAGACTTGTTTACCTTGAGTTTGAGGGATTCTGTGTCATATGGACTTGGCACAAAGTCCGTGTGGACTCTGGCTCTGCCGCGGAACTGTCTTGTGTACAATAGATCCTCCTCCAGCCTCAGGCTGTCTCTGTTACTGGAGCAGCCGGACCCACTGGTGACTCCACCTGGGGAACAGCGGACAAACAAGAGGGTTCAATAAGGGGACGAGCTAATTGCTGCGTTCAGTTCTGCCGTTCTCTAATTGAGCCATCCACGCGTCAATAATAAGACATCCCGAGTCTGAGTGGAGGTTTTGGTTTTTGACTTGTCAGGGGTTACTGTGGCACGACAAATTAGTGCATCTAAAGGGGAGTAACATGATGCTTGAGCGTACGAGCATGGTTTGCATAATTCATCAGGTTGTGGCGTGAGGAGTACACTTGGCGCCGTGCCTGAAGGTGCTTACTTGAGGAGCTTTGTCCACTGTTGAGGCTGTAGAGGCTTTCCAGAGAGTTACTGGACCGCCTGCGCCCTTTTGTAAACCGTCCTCCGCCACCAACTTCCC
The Enoplosus armatus isolate fEnoArm2 chromosome 13, fEnoArm2.hap1, whole genome shotgun sequence genome window above contains:
- the gdpd5a gene encoding glycerophosphodiester phosphodiesterase domain-containing protein 5, whose translation is MVKHQPLQVYEKQVFVSFVTGIYGCRWKRYQRSQDDSSRWECTWFIILCSSFLLLLFWAYFWLVAQNDFNEFNWSVYNRSGEWKDETIPILASTTVGFSYITFLMILALFHISLGQQLNLYWVHKIGVLATLLTTISGVISVDDVWGDEWDILLVSLQSTAPFLHIGALATVTAISWLVAGYVVRRERSNFQVMMLLVYVIILLALYLAPLTFNCPCIMDRHSLKPRPDIIGRRGAPMLAPENTMVSFNRALQHGASSLEADVTISVDGVPFLMRDRTVRRTTDVRKVFPARQYDDASFFNWTEIRSLNAGQWFLESDPYWTVDTLTARDRSRIGNQTVCSLVEMLRLAARANCSALLNIRKPPPEHPRSRNWFMDTLWAVQKAGISQKRVTWTPDTDRGRVRGLQQATNEKLSVEEMRQRGITSLTLHYGEASHKDIQEYLANNVSVTVYPVNEPWLYSILWCSGVPSVSSDAPQVLRKVPYPIWLMSQNAYDFIWITSDLVSLAVVIGIFCFQNYHMIRWRMSGMQNYNPEQIMLSAVARRSSRDVNIMKEKLIFSELNNGLSSTEELSLYPENGYVTYSHGGLSR
- the samsn1b gene encoding SAM domain-containing protein SAMSN-1b; the encoded protein is MKPQDNGRSLNGNAQKDGAEKREVGGGGRFTKGRRRSSNSLESLYSLNSGQSSSSGVTSGSGCSSNRDSLRLEEDLLYTRQFRGRARVHTDFVPSPYDTESLKLKVGDVIDIIAKPPMGIWTGMLNGRMGNFKFIYVEVLTEESRDTQAHRMRQKSTVQEVLRRLSLEEYSSSLQLNGYQTVDDLMRLREHHLTELNVTDPEHRHRLLAAVDSLQQLLSDSQSENEANQEAKTPSENTKADMNNCPRDSGCHLPSDTSAEDADLHCISEYPLPAETT